A genomic stretch from Longimicrobium sp. includes:
- a CDS encoding glycosyl hydrolase family 28-related protein, translated as MATIDQVTIPAGTSTQPSSWMSGSDMPDTAGATGTAPAGSLYFRHDPTTGAQLGVGVYEKVPTSTNGAPVWRPLSTPHLIDVRRFGARGDGSADDSPAFNAAFAAARAAIQYPAGTAAVYAPAGTYRLDSPINMTIGQFNLVGDGMWQTVLLGNTGSGKCVVDMTGAVGSSVRDLSIFTFQDVGITVSVPTPSTYGVVWHRHGSGQSSELNRLERVHVSMHTNAEANAGQGTIALYNCACEGSSVRGCALRADSALVLTNTNVTGFSSTHTTTHQGSSLTVFEVDRDTYLTGLAKATVKIHGGADFRIDAFLNNQYSSVGLPAPYPFAVEVVGLTNDLYLGGSVEVCPVSLAVIGAQVRGLQYHHYHSHGAYNATANENGPANTQWFSNIWLDGATVQNSVIQPVPTAGNQDAGLARGEDFLIDGVNSHVYSSVIFAYGSQNLRLVAGSGTSSLHASTILTDGKVGDLALLGFVTVGGLLIVGSDGVRDSSVGSSRPAANQVAVGSQHFDTVSARPLWSDGTSWRDAAGTVV; from the coding sequence ATGGCAACCATCGACCAGGTCACCATCCCGGCAGGCACGTCGACGCAACCATCGAGCTGGATGAGCGGTTCCGACATGCCCGACACCGCCGGCGCCACCGGTACGGCGCCCGCCGGATCACTGTACTTCCGCCATGATCCCACCACCGGCGCGCAGCTCGGGGTGGGGGTGTACGAAAAGGTGCCCACGTCCACCAATGGCGCCCCCGTGTGGCGCCCGCTTTCAACGCCCCACCTGATCGACGTGAGGCGCTTCGGTGCCCGCGGCGACGGGTCGGCGGACGATTCCCCCGCGTTCAATGCCGCATTCGCCGCGGCGAGGGCCGCCATCCAGTACCCCGCGGGCACGGCGGCGGTGTACGCGCCGGCTGGCACCTACCGCCTCGACTCTCCCATCAACATGACCATCGGCCAGTTCAACCTGGTGGGGGACGGGATGTGGCAGACGGTGCTCCTGGGGAACACGGGGAGCGGCAAGTGCGTCGTGGACATGACCGGCGCGGTCGGATCGTCCGTTCGCGACCTGTCGATCTTCACCTTCCAGGACGTGGGGATCACGGTGAGCGTGCCGACCCCCTCCACGTACGGCGTGGTGTGGCACCGGCACGGGAGTGGGCAGAGCTCGGAGCTGAACCGCCTGGAGCGGGTGCACGTCTCCATGCACACCAACGCGGAAGCGAACGCCGGTCAGGGCACCATCGCCCTGTACAACTGCGCGTGCGAGGGCTCCAGCGTCCGCGGCTGCGCGCTGCGCGCCGACTCCGCGCTCGTCCTGACGAACACGAACGTGACCGGGTTCAGCAGCACCCATACGACCACGCACCAGGGGAGCTCGCTCACCGTCTTCGAGGTGGACCGCGACACGTACCTCACGGGACTCGCGAAGGCGACGGTCAAGATTCACGGGGGCGCGGACTTCCGGATCGACGCCTTCCTCAACAACCAGTACAGCAGCGTCGGTCTCCCCGCGCCCTATCCCTTCGCCGTCGAGGTGGTGGGCCTGACGAACGACCTGTACCTGGGCGGGTCGGTGGAGGTGTGTCCGGTGTCGCTGGCGGTGATCGGCGCGCAGGTGCGCGGCCTGCAATATCACCATTACCACTCACATGGGGCATACAACGCGACGGCCAATGAGAACGGCCCCGCCAATACGCAATGGTTCTCCAACATCTGGCTGGACGGCGCCACCGTTCAGAACTCGGTGATCCAGCCCGTGCCGACCGCGGGAAATCAGGACGCCGGCCTGGCTCGCGGTGAGGACTTCCTGATCGACGGGGTGAACTCCCACGTGTACAGCTCCGTCATCTTCGCGTACGGTTCGCAGAACCTCCGGCTGGTGGCGGGAAGCGGCACCAGCTCGCTCCACGCGTCCACCATCCTGACGGATGGGAAGGTCGGCGACCTGGCACTCCTGGGGTTCGTGACGGTGGGCGGCCTGCTGATCGTCGGCTCCGACGGCGTGCGCGATTCGAGCGTGGGATCGTCCCGGCCGGCCGCCAACCAGGTGGCCGTGGGCAGCCAGCACTTCGACACCGTGAGTGCCCGGCCCCTGTGGAGTGATGGGACCTCCTGGCGCGACGCCGCCGGCACCGTGGTCTGA
- a CDS encoding DUF433 domain-containing protein — protein sequence MPEEPVVHSHPEILGGTPVFVGTRVPVQALLDYLEEGDTIDSFLDAFPTVTRAQTLGFLQQATHALIGGLRRAA from the coding sequence ATGCCCGAAGAGCCCGTCGTACACAGCCATCCCGAGATCCTTGGCGGCACCCCGGTCTTCGTGGGAACGCGTGTGCCCGTCCAGGCTCTGCTCGACTATCTTGAGGAAGGCGATACCATCGACAGCTTCCTCGACGCTTTTCCCACGGTGACGCGCGCGCAGACGCTCGGTTTCCTCCAGCAGGCGACGCATGCGCTCATCGGTGGCCTCCGGCGCGCGGCGTGA
- a CDS encoding HAD family hydrolase translates to MTVRAAILDIDGTLIDSNDAHAQAWVDVGKEMGFDIEFGHVRRLIGMGGDKVLPEITGLEDESDEAEKVKKRRGEIFQERYLPTLQPFPQARELLERFQADGMALVVATSASKDDMGKLLEKAGIKDLIEEKTSQSDVEASKPDPDVIEAAVEKAGCRPSEAVMLGDTPYDVEAARRAGVPCVALRCGGWGDEDLKDAVAIYDDPADLLANYAGSPYGNGAA, encoded by the coding sequence ATGACGGTACGCGCGGCGATCCTCGACATCGACGGGACCCTGATCGACAGCAACGACGCCCACGCCCAGGCCTGGGTGGACGTGGGGAAGGAGATGGGCTTCGACATCGAATTCGGCCACGTGCGCCGCCTGATCGGGATGGGCGGCGACAAGGTCCTCCCCGAGATCACCGGGCTTGAGGACGAATCGGACGAGGCGGAGAAGGTGAAGAAGCGCCGCGGCGAGATCTTCCAGGAGCGCTACCTCCCGACGCTCCAGCCCTTCCCCCAGGCGCGCGAGCTCCTGGAACGCTTCCAGGCGGACGGGATGGCGCTCGTGGTGGCCACTTCGGCCAGCAAGGACGACATGGGGAAGCTGCTGGAGAAGGCGGGGATCAAGGATCTGATCGAGGAGAAGACGTCGCAGTCGGACGTGGAGGCTTCGAAGCCCGACCCCGACGTCATCGAAGCCGCCGTGGAGAAGGCGGGGTGCCGGCCCTCCGAGGCGGTGATGCTGGGCGACACGCCGTACGACGTGGAGGCCGCGCGCCGTGCGGGCGTCCCCTGCGTCGCCCTGCGCTGCGGCGGCTGGGGCGACGAAGACCTCAAGGACGCCGTCGCCATCTACGACGACCCCGCGGATCTGCTGGCGAACTACGCGGGCTCTCCGTACGGCAACGGCGCTGCCTGA
- the polA gene encoding DNA polymerase I, giving the protein MDKPEKTRPRLYLIDGYALIYRAFFALISRPLISSKGENTSAAWGVTKFLIKVIEQHEPDYLGMVFDAGTSDRHVIYPDYKATREKMPTELESSLARIRQIVEAFRIPILELPGYEADDVIGTLAEQACAAELETVIVSGDKDFYQLIRPGVCLLNPGRGGPQAVDEEWVDTRNAHERLGVSPEHVTDYLGLIGDASDNVPGVQGIGPKTAVQLIEQFGGMDRILEHVDEIKAKRAREALIASRDAALLSKQLVTIRRDLPVELDVEALRRKEPDRPALKELMLALEFHTLVRDWAGPAPEQAEEPRPVADYQLVQEVSELHALVEAARAAGRFSVDTETSSTDPMRADLAGISISIVPGEGFYLPFGHRTRSQGELEVGDVPPETVRNLPPLHSDEVEPLVRLLEDPTIRKVGQNLKYDFLVFRRAGIDLRGVDFDTMIASYLLEPGRREHGLDSLALQHLDYKTTTYDEVTGKGKAQIPFAEVELEAARDYACEDTDIALQLAERFGPELERLHLEPLFRDIEMPLIEVLADMEWAGIRIDEPFFARMNEELVGKLREVEREIYAEAGTEFNIGSNLQLREILFVRLGLPIIKRTKTGASTDVDVLQALAAQGHTLPTLLMKYRQLEKLRGTYVEALPVMVNPETGRIHTSFNQTVAATGRLSSTDPNLQNIPIRTEMGAEIRRGFIPAEGNVFVSADYSQIELRILAHYSGDPAFVEAFRSGADIHRQTAALIFGVPPEEVTKEMRDRAKTTNFAIIYGIGPFSLAGRLGITQAEAKTFIEQYFERFPGVRRYLDEQIEFGRSHGYVETITGRRRYIPEITSRNFNVRAFGERAATNAPIQGSSADLIKIAMIRIHEELKRDSGGARMLLQVHDELLFEVPQSGAEALLARVRDHMENAMQLDVPLRVEWGTGTNWLETK; this is encoded by the coding sequence GTGGACAAGCCCGAAAAAACCCGCCCCCGCCTGTACCTGATCGACGGCTACGCGCTGATCTACCGCGCATTCTTCGCCCTGATCTCGCGCCCGCTGATCTCGTCGAAGGGGGAGAACACCTCGGCGGCGTGGGGGGTCACCAAGTTCCTCATCAAGGTGATCGAGCAGCACGAGCCCGACTACCTGGGGATGGTGTTCGACGCCGGCACCTCGGACCGCCACGTCATCTATCCCGACTACAAGGCCACGCGCGAAAAGATGCCGACGGAGCTGGAGAGCTCGCTGGCGCGCATCCGGCAGATCGTGGAGGCGTTCCGCATCCCCATCCTGGAGCTCCCCGGCTACGAGGCGGACGACGTGATCGGCACGCTGGCGGAGCAGGCGTGCGCGGCGGAGCTGGAGACGGTCATCGTATCGGGCGACAAGGACTTCTACCAGCTGATCCGCCCCGGCGTGTGTCTGCTGAACCCGGGGCGAGGCGGGCCGCAGGCGGTGGACGAGGAGTGGGTGGACACCCGCAACGCGCACGAGCGGCTGGGCGTCTCTCCCGAGCACGTAACGGACTACCTGGGGCTGATCGGCGATGCGTCGGACAACGTGCCGGGGGTGCAGGGGATCGGGCCGAAGACGGCGGTGCAGCTGATCGAGCAATTCGGCGGGATGGACCGCATCCTGGAGCACGTGGACGAGATCAAGGCGAAGCGCGCCCGCGAGGCCCTCATCGCCTCGCGCGACGCGGCGCTCCTCTCCAAGCAGCTCGTCACCATCCGCCGCGACCTGCCGGTGGAGCTGGACGTGGAGGCGCTGCGCCGCAAGGAGCCGGACCGCCCGGCGCTCAAGGAGCTGATGCTGGCGCTGGAGTTCCACACGCTGGTGCGCGACTGGGCCGGCCCCGCCCCCGAGCAGGCGGAGGAGCCGCGCCCCGTGGCCGACTACCAGCTCGTTCAGGAGGTCTCCGAGCTGCACGCCCTGGTGGAGGCCGCCCGCGCCGCGGGCCGCTTCTCGGTGGACACGGAGACGAGCAGCACCGACCCCATGCGCGCCGACCTGGCGGGGATCTCGATCTCCATCGTCCCCGGCGAGGGGTTCTACCTCCCCTTTGGGCACCGCACGCGGTCGCAGGGGGAGCTGGAGGTGGGCGACGTGCCGCCCGAGACCGTCCGCAACCTCCCGCCGCTGCACTCGGACGAGGTGGAGCCGCTTGTCCGGCTGCTGGAGGACCCGACGATCCGCAAGGTGGGGCAGAACCTGAAGTACGACTTCCTCGTCTTCCGCCGCGCCGGGATCGACCTCAGGGGAGTGGACTTTGACACGATGATCGCGAGCTACCTGCTGGAGCCGGGGCGCCGCGAGCACGGGCTGGACTCGCTCGCCCTCCAGCACCTGGACTACAAGACCACCACCTACGACGAGGTCACGGGCAAGGGGAAGGCGCAGATCCCCTTTGCCGAGGTGGAGCTGGAGGCCGCGCGCGACTACGCCTGCGAGGACACGGACATCGCGCTGCAGCTGGCGGAGCGCTTCGGGCCGGAGCTGGAGCGGCTGCACCTGGAGCCTCTGTTCCGCGACATCGAGATGCCGCTGATCGAGGTGCTGGCGGACATGGAGTGGGCCGGCATCCGCATCGACGAGCCCTTCTTCGCGCGGATGAACGAGGAGCTGGTCGGCAAGCTGCGCGAGGTGGAGAGGGAGATCTACGCCGAGGCGGGGACGGAGTTCAACATCGGCAGCAACCTGCAGCTCCGCGAGATCCTCTTCGTGCGGCTGGGGCTCCCCATCATCAAGCGCACCAAGACGGGCGCCTCCACCGACGTGGACGTGCTGCAGGCGCTGGCGGCGCAGGGGCACACCCTTCCCACGCTCCTCATGAAGTACCGCCAGCTCGAAAAGCTGCGCGGCACGTACGTGGAGGCGCTGCCGGTGATGGTGAACCCGGAGACGGGGCGCATCCACACCTCGTTCAACCAGACGGTGGCGGCCACGGGCCGCCTCTCCTCCACCGATCCCAACCTGCAGAACATCCCCATCCGCACGGAGATGGGGGCGGAGATCCGCCGCGGCTTCATCCCCGCCGAGGGGAACGTCTTCGTGTCGGCGGACTACTCGCAGATCGAGCTGCGCATCCTGGCGCACTACTCCGGCGATCCGGCGTTCGTGGAGGCCTTCCGCTCCGGCGCGGACATCCACCGCCAGACCGCCGCCCTCATCTTTGGCGTGCCGCCGGAGGAGGTGACGAAGGAGATGCGCGACCGGGCGAAGACCACCAACTTCGCCATCATCTACGGCATCGGCCCCTTCTCGCTCGCCGGCCGCCTGGGCATCACGCAGGCGGAGGCGAAGACGTTCATCGAGCAGTACTTCGAGCGCTTCCCCGGCGTGCGCCGCTACCTGGACGAGCAGATCGAGTTCGGGCGCTCGCACGGCTACGTGGAGACGATCACGGGCCGCCGCCGCTACATCCCGGAGATCACCTCCCGCAACTTCAACGTGCGGGCCTTCGGCGAGCGCGCGGCGACCAACGCCCCCATCCAGGGCTCGTCCGCGGACCTGATCAAGATCGCCATGATCCGCATCCACGAAGAGCTGAAGCGCGACTCCGGCGGCGCCCGCATGCTCCTGCAGGTGCACGACGAGCTCCTCTTCGAGGTCCCGCAATCCGGCGCCGAAGCGCTCCTTGCCCGCGTGCGCGACCACATGGAGAACGCGATGCAGCTGGACGTGCCGCTGCGGGTGGAGTGGGGGACGGGAACGAATTGGCTGGAAACCAAGTAG
- a CDS encoding AraC family transcriptional regulator — MPPHLVAGTEVETAVESTGRHAHDAFQLAWVRTGMGRVYCRGAVHDAAAGAVVAVPAGEMHHGHSVGAGGWSYLLMDVRGDALARVAEEAGRAAAEPAWVVSRDAGLAAAFARWARCGDPGLEGDTVRWAALVALVCSGEVRVRREPAAVRQAIAFLEAHYAEPVPLERLAAVAGVSRFHLVRAFKRQVGLPPHAYQTQLRVAHAMRMLRGGWSISRAAFATGFAAQSHLHRHFKRVLGITPGQYAARARTLKSPR; from the coding sequence ATGCCCCCGCATCTCGTTGCAGGAACCGAGGTTGAGACCGCGGTGGAGTCCACCGGGAGACACGCGCACGACGCGTTTCAGCTCGCGTGGGTGCGCACCGGAATGGGGCGGGTGTACTGCCGTGGTGCGGTGCACGATGCCGCGGCGGGCGCGGTGGTGGCCGTCCCGGCGGGGGAGATGCACCACGGGCACTCCGTGGGCGCGGGCGGGTGGTCGTACCTGCTGATGGACGTGCGCGGGGATGCGCTCGCCCGCGTGGCGGAGGAGGCCGGGCGCGCGGCGGCCGAGCCCGCCTGGGTGGTGAGCCGCGACGCCGGGCTCGCCGCCGCCTTCGCGCGGTGGGCCCGCTGCGGCGACCCGGGGCTGGAGGGCGACACCGTGCGCTGGGCCGCCCTCGTCGCGCTGGTGTGCAGCGGCGAAGTGCGCGTGAGGAGGGAGCCGGCGGCGGTGCGGCAGGCCATCGCCTTCCTGGAGGCGCACTACGCCGAGCCCGTCCCCCTGGAGCGCCTCGCCGCGGTGGCCGGGGTGAGCCGCTTCCACCTGGTGCGCGCCTTCAAGCGGCAGGTGGGGCTGCCGCCGCACGCGTACCAGACGCAGCTCCGCGTCGCGCACGCCATGCGGATGCTGAGGGGCGGGTGGAGCATCTCGCGCGCGGCCTTCGCCACGGGGTTCGCGGCGCAGAGCCACCTGCACCGGCACTTCAAGCGGGTGCTGGGGATCACACCGGGGCAGTACGCCGCCCGCGCAAGAACGTTGAAGAGCCCGCGCTGA
- a CDS encoding DUF3568 family protein: MKKQMLGLALVLAIAPAAYGCRTAATVGAGAAAGAAAATQVNQNAEATINAPIATVDSRARAALQIRGMTMTEAAYEDNATEREYEATQGDNVAHIKLVANGTNSTRVAVSYRRGALDYSKDEAQQILRIIQNTR, translated from the coding sequence ATGAAGAAGCAGATGCTGGGGCTCGCCCTCGTGCTGGCGATCGCGCCGGCCGCGTACGGCTGCCGCACCGCCGCCACGGTGGGCGCCGGGGCCGCCGCGGGTGCGGCCGCCGCCACGCAGGTCAACCAGAACGCCGAAGCCACCATCAACGCCCCCATCGCCACGGTGGACAGCCGCGCCCGCGCCGCGCTCCAGATCCGCGGCATGACGATGACCGAAGCCGCGTACGAAGACAACGCCACCGAGCGCGAGTACGAAGCCACCCAGGGCGACAACGTGGCCCACATCAAGCTCGTGGCGAACGGAACCAACAGCACGCGCGTGGCCGTCTCGTACCGCCGCGGCGCCCTGGACTACAGCAAGGACGAAGCGCAGCAGATCCTCCGCATCATCCAGAACACCCGTTAA
- a CDS encoding zinc ribbon domain-containing protein, whose amino-acid sequence MPDPRLPTPSEDFSTAQGFQFAFRCARCGTEWRSEFERHGALALDRALGAADELLGGMFGAARTAIHETRGPAWDRGHDEALARAAGEARRHLHRCTRCAEDVCAACWSEDARMCTPCAVSPEARVAAPAPEVPAMEVPECGACGTPVSGGRFCPVCSAPLNLPCNCKRCGAVLAASARFCSHCGAAA is encoded by the coding sequence ATGCCCGATCCGCGCCTTCCGACGCCCTCCGAAGATTTCTCTACCGCGCAGGGATTCCAGTTCGCGTTCCGGTGCGCGCGGTGCGGCACGGAATGGAGATCGGAGTTCGAGCGGCACGGGGCGCTGGCGCTGGACAGGGCGCTCGGGGCCGCGGACGAGCTGCTGGGCGGGATGTTCGGGGCGGCGCGCACGGCGATTCACGAGACGCGCGGCCCCGCGTGGGATCGCGGGCACGACGAGGCGCTCGCCCGCGCGGCCGGGGAGGCGCGCCGTCACCTGCACCGGTGCACGCGCTGCGCGGAGGACGTGTGCGCCGCCTGCTGGAGCGAGGACGCGCGGATGTGCACCCCGTGCGCGGTCTCGCCGGAGGCCAGGGTCGCCGCGCCCGCGCCGGAGGTGCCCGCGATGGAGGTGCCGGAGTGCGGTGCGTGCGGAACGCCGGTCAGCGGGGGGCGCTTCTGCCCGGTGTGCAGCGCGCCGCTGAACCTGCCGTGCAACTGCAAGCGATGCGGCGCCGTACTGGCCGCGTCGGCGCGGTTCTGTTCCCACTGCGGCGCGGCTGCGTAG
- a CDS encoding M23 family metallopeptidase, with protein sequence MRSLPLVLAALVLAACADQPTAPEPAPLRTQTVRDPVAGVAIDVPAEWRVQSDPVLFNTYGFALFNPEGEQTGGHERSPVMRVALAYETRPEQIEGLVTTLMERNRDLAPTRGEVMVGGRKGIVVSGLPGTDSYSLVYVAAGERVYRIGLWTTERGLDARARMLLQNLRLETPTRSVRSLNLVPVRDAMNAAPPPEVLLESSRANAARIAAASNEGGIAPLAEYAAPAQVRASAQACEFGQPSGFFWQTVWDATNKFYSGYTTTYSGTYYNMRPGDPGWSAMSGNYGSWWGQNYHIYKCYTDRLNQYYANDWPAHKNANVYSAIQGTVEWAGWDYYDSEGYYTLGNYVVVRNGAYRALMAHMTSLAVSRGTSVGMNTIIGYAGKTGGPWDEHVHSRVAYGESLTYNGQPYGGNTVWPTKLRCVSCRANDPGDIYGNGDGQFDLKDSSGAKFYTRFYHGRWMRG encoded by the coding sequence GTGAGATCCCTTCCCCTGGTGCTCGCCGCCCTCGTGCTGGCCGCCTGCGCCGACCAGCCCACCGCCCCCGAGCCCGCTCCGCTCCGCACCCAGACCGTCCGCGACCCGGTGGCGGGTGTGGCGATCGACGTGCCCGCCGAGTGGCGCGTGCAGTCCGATCCGGTGCTCTTCAACACCTACGGCTTCGCCCTCTTCAACCCCGAGGGCGAGCAGACGGGCGGCCACGAGCGCTCCCCGGTGATGCGCGTGGCGCTGGCCTACGAGACGCGCCCCGAGCAGATCGAAGGGCTGGTCACCACGCTGATGGAGCGCAACCGCGACCTCGCCCCCACCCGCGGCGAGGTGATGGTGGGCGGACGGAAGGGGATCGTTGTCAGCGGGCTTCCCGGCACCGACTCGTACTCGCTGGTCTACGTGGCGGCCGGGGAGCGCGTGTACCGCATCGGCCTGTGGACGACGGAGCGCGGGCTGGACGCGCGCGCGCGCATGCTCCTCCAGAACCTTCGCCTGGAGACGCCCACCCGCTCCGTCCGGTCGCTGAACCTGGTCCCCGTGCGCGACGCGATGAACGCCGCCCCGCCCCCCGAGGTGCTGCTGGAGAGCTCGCGCGCCAACGCCGCCCGCATCGCCGCCGCATCCAACGAGGGCGGGATCGCGCCGCTGGCCGAGTACGCCGCCCCCGCGCAGGTCCGCGCCAGCGCGCAGGCGTGCGAGTTCGGGCAGCCGTCCGGCTTCTTCTGGCAGACGGTGTGGGACGCCACCAACAAGTTCTACAGCGGCTACACCACGACGTACTCCGGCACCTACTACAACATGCGCCCCGGCGACCCCGGCTGGAGCGCCATGAGCGGCAACTACGGGAGCTGGTGGGGGCAGAACTACCACATCTACAAGTGCTACACGGACCGCCTCAACCAGTACTACGCCAACGACTGGCCCGCGCACAAGAACGCCAACGTGTACTCCGCCATTCAGGGGACGGTGGAGTGGGCGGGGTGGGACTACTACGACAGCGAGGGCTACTACACCCTCGGCAACTACGTGGTGGTGCGCAACGGCGCCTACCGCGCGCTGATGGCGCACATGACCAGCCTCGCCGTCTCGCGCGGCACATCGGTGGGGATGAACACCATCATCGGCTACGCGGGGAAGACGGGCGGTCCCTGGGACGAGCACGTGCACTCGCGCGTGGCCTACGGCGAGTCGCTCACCTACAACGGCCAGCCGTACGGCGGCAACACCGTGTGGCCCACCAAGCTCCGCTGCGTCTCCTGCCGCGCCAACGACCCCGGCGACATCTACGGCAACGGCGACGGCCAGTTCGACCTCAAGGATAGCTCAGGGGCGAAGTTCTACACCCGGTTCTACCATGGGCGGTGGATGCGGGGGTAG
- a CDS encoding BrxA/BrxB family bacilliredoxin: protein MPYPEMLVAPMRAELTRLGVQELKTKQDVEQTLGDTQEATLLVVNSVCGCAARNARPAVAMALQGDKKPAKLATVFAGQDTEATQVARGYLHGYAPSSPSIALLKDGDVAFMLERHQIEGRSADQIAADLKNAFEQYC, encoded by the coding sequence ATGCCATATCCCGAGATGCTGGTGGCGCCGATGCGCGCGGAGCTGACACGGCTGGGGGTGCAGGAGCTGAAGACGAAGCAGGACGTGGAGCAGACGCTGGGCGACACGCAGGAGGCCACGCTGCTGGTGGTGAACTCGGTGTGCGGATGCGCGGCGCGCAACGCCCGTCCCGCCGTCGCCATGGCGCTGCAGGGCGACAAGAAGCCCGCCAAGCTCGCCACCGTCTTCGCCGGGCAGGACACCGAGGCGACGCAGGTGGCCCGCGGCTACCTCCACGGCTACGCGCCGTCCTCTCCTTCCATCGCCCTGCTCAAGGACGGTGACGTGGCGTTCATGCTGGAGCGCCACCAGATCGAGGGGCGCAGCGCCGACCAGATCGCGGCGGACCTCAAGAACGCGTTCGAGCAGTACTGCTGA
- a CDS encoding cob(I)yrinic acid a,c-diamide adenosyltransferase → MTLKIYTRTGDRGETGLFGGMRVAKDDARVEAYGDVDELNSVLGMALAASDDTDIVAGLRLVQADLFTLGARLATPAAEDGGRENPWIPQLDPARVAEMEAWIDRAEEELEPLKSFVLPGGSPAAAALHLARTVCRRAERRVVSLSRTATIEEGVIVYLNRLSDLLFTLARLANRRAGVEDVPWVPNAR, encoded by the coding sequence ATGACGCTCAAGATCTACACGAGGACCGGCGACCGCGGCGAGACGGGGCTCTTCGGCGGGATGCGCGTCGCCAAGGACGACGCCCGCGTGGAGGCCTACGGCGACGTGGACGAGCTCAACTCCGTGCTGGGGATGGCCCTGGCCGCATCGGACGACACGGACATCGTGGCGGGGCTGCGGCTGGTGCAGGCCGACCTCTTCACCCTCGGGGCGCGGCTGGCCACGCCGGCCGCGGAGGATGGCGGGCGCGAGAACCCGTGGATCCCCCAGCTCGATCCCGCGCGTGTGGCGGAGATGGAGGCGTGGATCGACCGCGCGGAGGAGGAGCTGGAGCCGCTCAAGAGCTTCGTCCTTCCCGGCGGGTCGCCCGCGGCTGCCGCGCTGCACCTGGCGCGCACCGTCTGCCGCCGGGCGGAGCGGCGCGTCGTCTCGCTCTCGCGCACGGCGACCATCGAAGAGGGTGTCATCGTCTACCTCAACCGCCTCTCCGACCTCCTCTTCACCCTCGCCCGCCTCGCCAACCGCCGCGCCGGTGTCGAAGACGTGCCGTGGGTGCCGAACGCGCGGTGA
- a CDS encoding EamA family transporter: MATTRREIEAGLGAEATGPVPGWGWTESALAMMVLVWGVNFAVVKSALAVFEPLAFNALRFVVASVFVGIVLRVQGALVLPERRHLARIVALGLLGNVAYQMCFILGLARTRAGSAALILALTPILTAFFSMLTGHERPGWRTWAGAALSVLGIGLVTGAGALLEGHAALVGNLILVVAAAVWAVYTVGARPIVERYGSIQTTAWTLWVGTAGLVVLGTPALLRQRWDMVGAEAWGGLFFSALFAIGLAYLIWYRGVERIGNTRTAIFSNLTPVVAMIAAAVLLKESPTGWAVLGAVLTLGGVMVVRADR; this comes from the coding sequence ATGGCGACGACGCGGCGGGAGATCGAAGCGGGGCTGGGGGCGGAGGCCACGGGGCCGGTGCCGGGATGGGGGTGGACCGAGAGCGCGCTGGCGATGATGGTGCTCGTGTGGGGCGTCAACTTCGCCGTGGTCAAGAGCGCGCTGGCGGTCTTCGAGCCGCTCGCCTTCAACGCGCTGCGCTTCGTGGTCGCGTCCGTGTTCGTGGGGATCGTGCTGCGCGTGCAGGGCGCGCTCGTGCTCCCCGAGCGGCGGCACCTGGCGCGCATCGTGGCGCTGGGGCTGCTGGGGAACGTGGCCTACCAGATGTGCTTCATCCTGGGCCTGGCGCGCACCCGTGCGGGGAGCGCCGCGCTGATCCTGGCGCTCACGCCCATCCTGACCGCCTTCTTCTCGATGCTCACCGGGCACGAGCGCCCGGGGTGGCGCACCTGGGCTGGCGCCGCGCTCTCGGTGCTGGGGATCGGGCTGGTGACGGGGGCAGGCGCGCTGCTGGAGGGGCACGCCGCGCTGGTGGGAAACCTGATCCTCGTGGTCGCCGCGGCGGTGTGGGCGGTCTACACCGTGGGCGCGCGGCCCATCGTGGAGCGCTACGGCTCCATCCAGACCACCGCGTGGACGCTGTGGGTGGGGACCGCCGGCCTGGTGGTGCTCGGGACGCCCGCCCTCCTGCGCCAGCGCTGGGACATGGTCGGCGCGGAGGCGTGGGGCGGGCTCTTCTTCTCCGCGCTGTTCGCCATCGGGCTCGCGTATCTCATCTGGTATCGCGGTGTCGAGCGGATCGGGAACACGCGCACGGCGATCTTCTCCAACCTGACGCCCGTGGTCGCCATGATCGCGGCCGCGGTGCTGCTGAAGGAGAGCCCGACCGGCTGGGCCGTGCTCGGCGCCGTGTTGACGCTGGGCGGCGTGATGGTGGTGAGGGCGGACCGGTGA